A part of Carassius carassius chromosome 4, fCarCar2.1, whole genome shotgun sequence genomic DNA contains:
- the LOC132139562 gene encoding gap junction delta-2 protein-like: protein MGEWTILERLLEAAVQQHSTMIGRILLTVVVIFRILIVGIVGEKVYEDEQIMFICNTLQPGCNQACYDKAFPISHIRYWVFQIILVCTPSLCFITYSVHQSAKHKDLSYTLLHGPYINHGHGPSRKLRNINGILVHPESKDDRDCLDLKDIPNIPPGATYSKSAKMRQQEGISRFYVIQVVFRNVLEIGFLAGQYFLYGFNVPAMFECDRYPCVKEVECYVSRPTEKTVFLVFMFAVSGLCVVLNLAEVNHLGWRKIKTAIRGVQARRKSICEIRKKDVSHISSVPNLGRTQSSESAYV, encoded by the coding sequence GATCCTGCTGACAGTGGTGGTGATATTCCGGATCCTGATCGTGGGTATAGTGGGAGAGAAGGTGTATGAGGATGAACAGATTATGTTTATATGTAACACGCTGCAACCGGGTTGCAACCAGGCCTGCTACGATAAAGCCTTCCCCATATCCCATATCCGTTACTGGGTTTTCCAGATCATCTTGGTGTGTACACCCAGCCTCTGTTTTATTACTTACTCAGTGCACCAGTCTGCCAAGCACAAAGATCTCAGTTACACCCTCCTGCACGGCCCGTACATCAACCACGGACATGGGCCGAGCCGCAAGCTCCGCAACATCAACGGCATCCTGGTGCACCCAGAAAGCAAAGATGACCGCGACTGTCTGGATTTGAAAGACATTCCCAACATTCCGCCAGGGGCCACATACTCCAAAAGTGCCAAGATGCGTCAGCAGGAGGGCATCTCCCGTTTCTATGTCATACAAGTGGTGTTCCGGAATGTTCTGGAAATCGGCTTTCTTGCCGGTCAGTACTTTCTGTATGGATTCAATGTTCCCGCCATGTTTGAGTGTGACCGCTACCCTTGCGTGAAGGAGGTTGAATGCTACGTGTCACGTCCCACGGAAAAGACAGTTTTCCTGGTGTTCATGTTCGCAGTTAGCGGGCTCTGTGTGGTGCTAAATTTGGCTGAGGTCAACCATCTGGGCTGGCGGAAGATTAAGACGGCCATCCGTGGCGTCCAGGCTCGCAGAAAGTCCATTTGTGAAATCCGGAAAAAGGATGTGTCCCACATTTCCTCAGTGCCCAACCTGGGCCGCACCCAGTCTAGCGAATCAGCCTATGTCTGA